A single genomic interval of Persephonella atlantica harbors:
- a CDS encoding multiheme c-type cytochrome, whose protein sequence is MLDRPPSKRCADCHEKIYNQWKTSRHSQAWVSKQFIKKTKNRTKTKCLSCHAPLEVKAGEKPQLREKLREEGVNCFSCHYREETNSMHGPYKVFSPPHYSTYDPDYVSSRICSGCHKKTYNSWLKTGSKKSCQSCHMPSQKDRLIQKFPFMYFHSKKEVHNHRFLTLKASEKDFQVFAEYKDSFVVVTVKNDRIPHTVPTAQQGKPKYYLQLKGFINEKMFIFETEMITPKNGFGYKKEKRFMFYSDRKPDVVVIEIYRKLAWKREREFILKKKLKID, encoded by the coding sequence TTGCTTGACCGTCCTCCCTCCAAAAGATGTGCAGACTGCCACGAAAAGATATACAATCAGTGGAAAACTTCCCGCCATTCACAGGCGTGGGTTTCTAAGCAGTTCATAAAAAAAACAAAAAACAGAACAAAAACAAAATGTCTCTCCTGCCACGCTCCTTTAGAAGTTAAAGCAGGAGAAAAACCTCAGCTGAGAGAAAAGCTGAGAGAGGAAGGTGTAAACTGTTTTTCCTGCCATTACAGAGAAGAGACAAACTCTATGCACGGACCTTACAAAGTGTTTTCTCCTCCCCATTACTCTACCTACGACCCAGATTATGTATCTTCCCGGATATGTTCAGGCTGTCATAAAAAAACTTACAACAGCTGGCTGAAAACTGGTAGTAAGAAAAGCTGTCAGAGCTGTCATATGCCTTCTCAAAAGGACAGACTGATACAGAAATTTCCCTTTATGTATTTCCACTCAAAAAAGGAAGTTCACAATCACAGATTTTTAACCCTAAAAGCAAGTGAGAAAGATTTTCAGGTGTTTGCAGAATATAAAGACAGCTTTGTAGTTGTTACTGTTAAAAACGACAGAATTCCCCACACAGTTCCTACTGCCCAGCAGGGAAAACCCAAGTACTACCTGCAGCTAAAAGGATTTATAAATGAGAAAATGTTTATTTTTGAAACAGAGATGATTACTCCCAAAAACGGCTTTGGGTATAAAAAAGAAAAAAGGTTTATGTTTTATTCTGATAGAAAGCCTGATGTTGTTGTGATTGAGATTTACAGAAAATTAGCATGGAAAAGAGAAAGAGAGTTTATTTTAAAGAAAAAACTCAAAATAGATTAA
- a CDS encoding class I SAM-dependent methyltransferase — MDIGKRFDKVAKEYDTQDKLERSKQFVKNLLENIPINREFKVMDIGAGTGTVDILLSPYVKEIVAFDLSEGMLDVFREKVKKEGIKNIRILKKDLFSEGFEEKDFDLVITSMTFHHLDNPAQALNQIKEYLKAGGYVAVIDLYKEDGTFHSDNTDVKHFGFDEREVESWLKKTGMEKIFYGIIHSIKKSGRDYPVFLIIAIKNR, encoded by the coding sequence ATGGACATAGGTAAAAGGTTTGATAAAGTTGCAAAGGAGTACGACACACAGGACAAGTTAGAACGGTCAAAACAGTTTGTTAAAAATCTGTTAGAGAATATACCCATAAACAGAGAGTTTAAAGTTATGGACATTGGAGCAGGAACAGGAACTGTTGATATTCTGCTGTCTCCCTATGTTAAAGAGATTGTAGCCTTTGACCTGTCTGAAGGAATGCTTGATGTCTTCAGAGAGAAGGTAAAAAAAGAAGGGATTAAAAACATCAGAATACTCAAAAAAGACCTGTTTTCAGAAGGTTTTGAAGAGAAAGATTTTGACCTTGTTATCACTTCAATGACATTTCACCATCTTGACAATCCTGCCCAGGCTCTGAACCAGATAAAGGAATATCTAAAAGCAGGTGGTTATGTGGCTGTTATAGACCTGTATAAAGAAGACGGAACCTTCCATTCAGATAACACTGACGTTAAGCATTTTGGATTTGATGAGAGGGAAGTGGAAAGCTGGCTAAAAAAGACAGGTATGGAAAAAATTTTTTACGGAATTATACACAGCATAAAAAAAAGTGGCAGGGATTATCCTGTTTTTCTGATAATTGCCATAAAAAATCGGTAA
- a CDS encoding rubredoxin, with amino-acid sequence MVEIKEKSKVKHRCRVCGYTYDPETGDEKRGISPGISFYDLPDSWRCPVCQYTKSHFYEVKDGHR; translated from the coding sequence ATGGTTGAGATAAAGGAAAAGTCAAAAGTGAAACACAGATGTAGAGTGTGTGGGTATACCTACGACCCTGAGACTGGTGATGAGAAAAGGGGCATCTCTCCTGGTATATCTTTTTATGACCTTCCTGACAGCTGGAGATGTCCTGTATGTCAGTATACAAAATCCCACTTTTATGAGGTGAAAGATGGACATAGGTAA
- the mtnC gene encoding acireductone synthase: MIKAVLIDIEGTVSPIRFVKEFLFPYSKERIDSFLKENASNEKIQKIISQIQKIEKKELSLEEVSQILKNWIDEDRKIAPLKDIQGMIWKEGFEKGKLKAPIYEDAYRKLLQWKEKGYRLYIYSSGSVQAQKLFFSYTEKGNLLNLFSGFFDTKTGNKKESQSYLKIAQQIGAKPEEIVFLSDNPDEIKAAAKAGMKVYRLVRPEDAQFIENFPYPQIKSFEEVEL; this comes from the coding sequence ATGATAAAGGCTGTTCTTATAGACATTGAAGGTACTGTTTCACCTATCAGGTTTGTAAAGGAATTTCTGTTTCCATATTCAAAAGAAAGAATAGACAGCTTTCTGAAAGAAAATGCCAGCAACGAAAAAATCCAGAAGATAATCAGCCAGATACAGAAGATAGAAAAAAAAGAGCTGTCCCTTGAAGAAGTCTCCCAGATACTGAAAAACTGGATTGATGAAGACAGAAAAATAGCACCTCTGAAAGACATTCAGGGAATGATATGGAAAGAAGGTTTTGAAAAAGGAAAGCTAAAGGCTCCCATATATGAAGATGCTTACAGAAAACTCCTCCAGTGGAAGGAAAAAGGATACAGACTTTACATTTACTCATCAGGCTCTGTTCAGGCACAAAAGCTGTTTTTTTCCTACACAGAAAAAGGAAATCTGCTGAATCTGTTTTCTGGATTTTTTGACACAAAAACAGGAAACAAAAAAGAAAGTCAGTCATACCTGAAAATTGCCCAGCAAATAGGAGCAAAACCTGAGGAGATTGTTTTTCTTTCAGATAACCCTGACGAGATAAAGGCAGCAGCAAAGGCTGGAATGAAAGTTTACAGACTGGTCAGACCAGAAGATGCACAGTTTATAGAGAACTTTCCTTATCCACAGATTAAAAGTTTTGAAGAGGTGGAGCTGTGA
- the rsgA gene encoding ribosome small subunit-dependent GTPase A yields the protein MKKGLVVDREAQMIGVYLLAEKQTYRGIPRKKVLKKTKIYAGDYVWGEVVDRSSFAIEKVEERRNFLVRPPVANVDKVITVMTIKMPEFDSFLLDNLLVVYEHFQADPVIVFNKIDLLTGEETKTLSYWTDLYIKAGYEVIKVSAAKNKGIEELKDYLKDSICVLAGPSGVGKSSILSALLGIKLATREVSEKTERGRHTTTGVKLFPFGENSFIGDTPGFSSVDALYFVEKKDVRLYFREFLRYQCKFPDCTHTKEPGCSVKEAVKKGEINCQRYTNYLKIIKEDLSIAKQLCQ from the coding sequence GTGAAGAAGGGTCTGGTTGTTGATAGAGAAGCCCAGATGATTGGAGTTTACCTGTTAGCCGAGAAACAGACTTACAGAGGAATTCCAAGGAAAAAGGTTTTAAAAAAAACAAAGATATATGCCGGTGATTACGTGTGGGGTGAAGTTGTTGATAGAAGCAGTTTTGCCATTGAAAAGGTGGAAGAGAGAAGAAATTTTTTAGTCAGGCCACCAGTTGCAAACGTGGACAAAGTAATAACTGTTATGACAATAAAGATGCCTGAATTTGACAGCTTTTTGCTGGACAATCTTCTTGTGGTTTACGAACACTTTCAGGCAGACCCTGTTATTGTATTTAACAAGATAGATTTACTGACAGGAGAAGAAACAAAAACCTTAAGTTACTGGACAGACCTTTACATCAAAGCTGGTTACGAAGTTATAAAGGTTAGCGCAGCTAAAAATAAAGGCATTGAAGAGTTAAAAGATTATCTAAAAGACTCCATATGTGTACTGGCAGGTCCATCAGGAGTTGGTAAGTCCTCCATACTTTCTGCTCTTTTGGGTATAAAGCTGGCAACAAGAGAAGTTAGCGAAAAAACAGAAAGGGGAAGACACACCACCACAGGTGTGAAACTGTTTCCCTTTGGTGAAAACTCATTTATTGGAGACACTCCCGGATTTTCCAGTGTTGATGCCCTTTACTTTGTGGAGAAAAAAGATGTCAGACTTTACTTTAGAGAGTTTCTCAGATACCAGTGTAAATTCCCAGACTGTACCCACACAAAAGAGCCGGGATGCAGTGTAAAAGAAGCTGTCAAAAAAGGAGAGATAAACTGCCAGCGATACACAAACTATCTAAAAATCATAAAGGAAGACCTGTCTATAGCAAAACAGCTATGTCAGTAA
- a CDS encoding (Fe-S)-binding protein — protein MDKIDVTLPENLAHQCVKCSACRSVCPTYSVVKQERSSPRGRLALAEAVVDGILPLTEDIALQWNECAMCRRCEWICPNEVEYKEIMFRARHLAKEEKKSGFDPVKTAVYQGLAMTGNMLTKLSMKFAPSLMNAYGKLFKKEVPEYNSVFLNTGIPKYTKLLPKPTAKPFGLRGKSVKPEKSKGKLLFFTGCMIDTVYGKTGESVMKLMEKAGYEVIVPENIRCCGAPQLYGGEVELFEKLYKHNKEEIDKYQFDYIVVACPTCGGALEEEYGYPVKDFAEILEEEGYLVFKGNGEKVTFHFPCHSYTAMSTDPNVYRNILKNVIDAQYVEGENAMMCCGFAGYFSVANYEVATEVQKSKVKDIEKTQAQYVLSDCPGCVFNIADGMYKHGDYKNIKVVHLADYLAERLVENPEGVEIKQKEEEESTEGVSSVY, from the coding sequence ATGGATAAGATAGATGTTACACTGCCAGAGAACTTAGCCCATCAGTGCGTGAAATGTTCAGCCTGTCGCTCTGTCTGTCCCACATACTCTGTAGTAAAGCAGGAACGCTCATCTCCAAGGGGAAGACTGGCCCTTGCAGAGGCTGTTGTTGATGGGATTCTTCCACTGACAGAGGATATAGCCCTCCAGTGGAATGAGTGTGCAATGTGCAGAAGGTGTGAATGGATATGCCCTAACGAGGTTGAGTACAAAGAGATAATGTTCAGGGCAAGACATCTTGCAAAGGAGGAGAAAAAGTCTGGGTTTGACCCGGTAAAAACAGCTGTTTATCAGGGCCTTGCAATGACAGGTAACATGCTGACAAAACTGTCTATGAAGTTTGCTCCTTCTCTGATGAATGCTTATGGGAAGCTGTTTAAGAAAGAAGTTCCTGAATACAACAGTGTATTTCTCAATACAGGTATACCTAAATACACAAAACTGCTACCTAAACCAACGGCAAAACCCTTTGGTCTGAGGGGAAAGTCTGTAAAACCTGAAAAATCAAAGGGAAAACTGCTGTTTTTTACAGGATGTATGATTGATACAGTTTACGGAAAAACTGGTGAAAGCGTGATGAAGCTGATGGAAAAGGCAGGTTATGAGGTGATTGTACCGGAAAACATAAGATGTTGCGGAGCTCCCCAGCTTTACGGTGGAGAGGTTGAGCTGTTTGAAAAACTCTACAAACACAACAAGGAGGAGATTGATAAATACCAGTTTGACTACATAGTTGTGGCCTGCCCAACATGTGGAGGAGCATTAGAGGAAGAGTACGGATATCCAGTTAAAGATTTTGCGGAGATTTTGGAAGAGGAGGGATATCTGGTATTTAAAGGAAACGGTGAAAAGGTAACGTTCCACTTTCCCTGTCATTCGTATACAGCAATGTCAACAGACCCTAACGTTTACAGGAACATTCTGAAAAATGTTATTGATGCCCAGTATGTTGAAGGGGAAAATGCAATGATGTGCTGTGGTTTTGCCGGTTATTTCTCTGTGGCTAACTATGAAGTGGCAACAGAAGTCCAAAAGAGCAAGGTTAAAGACATAGAAAAAACACAGGCTCAGTATGTTCTCAGTGATTGTCCCGGATGTGTGTTTAACATCGCTGACGGCATGTATAAACATGGAGATTACAAAAACATAAAGGTGGTTCATCTGGCAGACTACTTAGCAGAGAGACTGGTAGAAAACCCTGAGGGAGTGGAAATCAAACAAAAAGAGGAAGAAGAAAGCACAGAAGGAGTAAGCTCTGTTTACTGA
- a CDS encoding MarR family transcriptional regulator, which yields MNRKKVFDFIANSNKPVKVGDIEKATGLDRNSVQKIVNHLAVEGLIELDRCHNKILGLKGDKDG from the coding sequence GTGAACAGGAAAAAGGTTTTTGATTTTATAGCAAACAGTAACAAACCTGTAAAGGTTGGTGATATTGAAAAAGCTACAGGTTTAGACAGGAACAGTGTTCAGAAGATAGTTAATCATTTGGCTGTGGAAGGTCTAATTGAACTTGATAGGTGTCACAACAAAATTTTAGGCCTTAAAGGAGATAAAGATGGATAA
- a CDS encoding chemotaxis protein CheB, with protein sequence MIKALVVDNSKTVRRFLSGLLKSAGLSVDEAEDGYSALKKIKKNQYQIITVDLEIPGIDGIELIRQSGYIKGTKIIIISSHITEELFNKIKSINPSVVSYIKKEGKLGLDLKNAEDSVKQKINKCLEYLDSPKYIFVGASTGGPRIIEAIVRSLPEGYPHPVCVVQHMPPEFTKTFARRLNSLSRIKVVEAKENEELTGGKVIIGKGGNHLNFSVKDGKIVCMLKKNRNNSLFIPSINEMFMSALNVIHPRHIVAVLLTGIGNDGVEGIVRLKKSGATTIVESSETATVYGMPKEAVNRGGAVKILPYYKIIDEIVKMGKDTI encoded by the coding sequence ATGATAAAAGCTCTCGTTGTTGACAACTCAAAAACTGTAAGGCGATTTTTATCAGGATTGTTAAAGTCAGCTGGTTTATCTGTTGACGAAGCTGAAGACGGATACTCTGCACTGAAAAAGATAAAAAAGAATCAATACCAGATTATAACAGTTGACCTTGAAATACCGGGAATTGATGGTATCGAACTTATAAGGCAGTCAGGATATATAAAAGGAACAAAGATAATCATAATAAGCTCACATATAACAGAAGAACTTTTCAATAAAATAAAATCTATCAATCCATCTGTAGTTTCTTACATAAAAAAAGAGGGAAAATTGGGTTTAGACCTGAAGAATGCTGAGGATTCAGTGAAACAGAAGATAAACAAATGTCTGGAATATTTAGATTCTCCAAAATATATATTTGTAGGTGCATCAACAGGAGGGCCAAGAATAATAGAGGCCATAGTGAGGTCTCTCCCGGAAGGATATCCCCATCCTGTATGTGTTGTCCAGCATATGCCTCCAGAATTTACAAAGACATTTGCCAGAAGACTGAACAGTTTGAGCAGGATAAAAGTTGTTGAGGCGAAAGAGAATGAAGAACTTACAGGCGGGAAAGTTATTATCGGGAAGGGGGGAAATCACCTGAATTTCTCAGTAAAAGATGGAAAAATTGTGTGTATGTTGAAAAAAAATAGAAACAACAGCCTGTTTATCCCATCTATCAATGAGATGTTCATGTCAGCACTGAATGTTATCCATCCCAGACATATAGTTGCCGTTCTTCTCACAGGTATAGGAAACGATGGTGTGGAAGGGATAGTAAGACTGAAAAAATCTGGAGCAACAACAATAGTTGAAAGCAGTGAAACTGCCACCGTATATGGCATGCCCAAGGAGGCTGTTAACAGAGGAGGAGCTGTAAAGATACTGCCATACTACAAAATAATTGATGAAATTGTGAAAATGGGAAAAGATACCATTTAG
- a CDS encoding CheR family methyltransferase, with product MNNLTQYQLKKIRDYIHRKTGIYIQDSKLDIFLSKKLERIMKKYRYIRFHDFFSEMIKGENTILFQELIDNVTVNETYFFREKEHFSILTDYILPNLDKNERIKILSAPCSTGEEVYSINISLIEKDSSTKKIRFHITGVDINSRAIKKAKSGVFGKNSMRTMPPALLKKYFQREGELYRINKKLTENVSFYNLNVFDRYRMKTLGTFDVIFSRNMLIYFSDKKRNEAVLTFYMMLKKGGYLILGHAERVDKNIKKFKRLNIKGCHIYIKN from the coding sequence ATGAACAACCTTACACAGTACCAATTAAAGAAAATAAGGGATTACATACACAGAAAAACAGGTATATACATTCAAGACAGTAAATTGGACATTTTTCTCAGTAAGAAATTAGAAAGAATAATGAAAAAGTACAGATACATAAGATTTCATGACTTTTTTTCAGAAATGATAAAAGGAGAAAACACTATACTGTTTCAGGAATTGATTGATAATGTTACTGTTAATGAGACATATTTTTTTAGAGAGAAGGAGCATTTCTCCATACTAACAGATTATATACTTCCAAACCTGGATAAAAATGAGCGTATAAAGATCCTGAGCGCACCATGTTCCACAGGGGAAGAGGTATACAGTATAAACATTTCACTGATTGAAAAAGATTCATCGACTAAAAAAATAAGATTTCATATAACAGGAGTTGATATAAATTCAAGAGCCATAAAAAAAGCAAAATCAGGGGTGTTTGGGAAAAATAGTATGAGGACAATGCCTCCGGCTCTGTTAAAAAAGTACTTTCAGAGAGAAGGTGAGTTGTATAGAATAAACAAAAAACTGACAGAAAATGTATCATTTTATAACCTTAATGTGTTTGACAGATACAGGATGAAGACACTGGGAACATTTGATGTGATATTCTCGAGAAATATGCTTATATATTTCAGTGACAAAAAAAGAAACGAAGCTGTATTAACATTTTACATGATGCTAAAAAAAGGTGGTTATCTTATTTTAGGGCATGCTGAAAGGGTAGACAAAAATATAAAAAAGTTCAAAAGATTAAACATTAAGGGATGCCACATTTACATAAAGAATTAG
- the bioA gene encoding adenosylmethionine--8-amino-7-oxononanoate transaminase, producing the protein MLKKDYLKNWDKEYFWHPFTQMKVYREEENIIIERGEGVYIYDIDGNRYIDGVASLWCNVHGHNHPKLNRALESQLKKIAHFTTLGASNVPATVFAKNLVDITPPKLTKVFYSEDGSEAMEIAIKIAYHYWHNRGEKQKTKFVTLSEAYHGDTIGSVSVGGINIFHEKYRPLLFDVYKMPSPYLEAVKKVGREKALEYGTTKMLIEEVEDFIFRNHQEIAGFVLEAGVQGAAGILPFPKGYLKEIRRICDEYNILMIVDEVATGFGRTGYMFACEKEGVEPDIMALGKGITGGYLPLAATLVTDEIFDQFLGEFGEAKHFYHGHTYTGNPLACSVAVANLEVFEEEQTLKKLQPKIKLLEERLKEFWDLKHVGDVRQYGFMAGIELVKDKKTKEPFPYGERTGFKVANYMIKKGVWVRPLGDVMVIMPPLVISEDELNYLIDVMKEGIQNLK; encoded by the coding sequence TTACAGGGAAGAGGAAAACATAATCATTGAAAGGGGAGAAGGGGTTTACATATACGACATAGATGGAAACAGATACATAGATGGTGTTGCGTCTTTATGGTGTAATGTTCACGGACACAACCATCCGAAGCTAAACAGGGCTTTAGAAAGTCAGCTGAAAAAGATAGCCCATTTTACCACTTTAGGAGCTTCTAATGTTCCTGCTACAGTTTTTGCAAAAAATCTTGTGGACATAACTCCTCCAAAGCTGACGAAAGTTTTTTATTCTGAAGACGGCTCTGAAGCTATGGAGATAGCGATAAAGATTGCTTATCACTACTGGCACAACAGGGGAGAAAAGCAAAAAACAAAATTTGTGACACTGTCAGAGGCATATCACGGAGATACTATAGGAAGCGTTTCTGTCGGGGGTATAAACATATTTCACGAAAAGTACAGACCTCTCCTGTTTGACGTTTATAAGATGCCTTCTCCCTATCTGGAGGCTGTAAAAAAAGTGGGAAGAGAAAAGGCATTAGAGTATGGCACAACAAAAATGCTGATTGAAGAGGTTGAAGATTTTATATTTAGAAACCATCAGGAGATAGCTGGTTTTGTTTTAGAGGCTGGAGTTCAGGGTGCAGCAGGGATACTACCTTTTCCAAAAGGATATCTGAAGGAGATAAGAAGGATATGTGATGAGTACAACATACTGATGATTGTTGACGAGGTTGCAACAGGATTTGGGAGAACAGGTTATATGTTTGCCTGTGAAAAAGAAGGAGTAGAGCCAGACATAATGGCATTAGGCAAAGGAATAACAGGGGGATACCTTCCCCTTGCAGCAACTCTTGTGACAGATGAGATATTTGACCAGTTTTTAGGTGAGTTTGGAGAGGCAAAGCATTTTTATCACGGACATACATACACAGGAAATCCCCTTGCCTGCAGTGTGGCAGTAGCAAATTTGGAGGTTTTTGAAGAAGAACAGACACTAAAGAAACTTCAGCCAAAGATAAAGCTGTTAGAAGAGAGATTAAAAGAGTTCTGGGATTTAAAGCATGTTGGTGATGTCAGACAGTACGGCTTTATGGCCGGAATTGAGCTTGTAAAAGATAAAAAAACAAAAGAGCCGTTTCCTTACGGAGAGAGGACAGGTTTTAAGGTTGCAAACTACATGATAAAAAAAGGTGTGTGGGTCAGACCTCTTGGGGATGTTATGGTTATAATGCCTCCCCTTGTGATTTCTGAAGATGAGCTGAACTATCTTATTGACGTTATGAAGGAGGGTATACAGAATCTTAAATAG